The proteins below come from a single Burkholderia sp. FERM BP-3421 genomic window:
- a CDS encoding DUF1501 domain-containing protein, producing MNRRDFLALTGLAGAAGASLWMPGAWAAGAPVRGGARYSNVLILVELKGGNDGLNTVIPYADPTYYAMRRNIGIKREQVLQLDEHSALHPSLAPLLPLWQQRQLAIVQGVGYPQPNLSHFRSIEIWDTASRSDEYLREGWLTRAFAQAPMPAGFAADGVVLGSAEMGPLANGARAIALVNPAQFIRAARLVEPVALREQNPALAHIIDVENDIVKAADKLRPRDGMIAFKTAFPAGAFGTSVKTAMQVLAACDTPQHTPAPGQGVAVLRLTLNGFDTHQNQPGQQAALLKQLADGLVAMRAALTELGRWNDTLVMTYAEFGRRVRENQSNGTDHGTAAPHFVLGGRVKGGLYGAPPALGQLDGNGNLPVAVDFRQLYATVLGPWWGLDATGVLGQRFEPLPLLRV from the coding sequence ATGAATCGACGCGATTTTCTGGCCCTGACAGGGCTCGCGGGGGCGGCGGGCGCCTCGCTGTGGATGCCGGGCGCTTGGGCCGCAGGCGCGCCCGTGCGCGGCGGCGCACGTTATTCGAACGTGTTGATCCTCGTCGAGCTGAAGGGCGGCAACGACGGCCTCAATACCGTGATCCCGTATGCGGATCCGACCTACTACGCGATGCGCAGGAACATCGGCATCAAGCGCGAGCAGGTATTGCAGCTCGACGAACACAGTGCGCTGCATCCGTCGCTCGCGCCGTTGCTGCCGTTGTGGCAGCAACGACAGCTCGCGATCGTGCAGGGCGTCGGCTATCCACAGCCGAACCTGTCGCATTTCCGGTCGATCGAGATCTGGGACACCGCTTCGCGCTCCGATGAATACCTGCGCGAAGGCTGGCTCACGCGTGCGTTCGCGCAGGCGCCGATGCCGGCGGGTTTCGCCGCGGATGGCGTGGTGCTCGGCAGCGCCGAGATGGGGCCGCTCGCGAACGGCGCGCGCGCGATCGCGCTCGTCAATCCCGCGCAATTCATCCGCGCCGCACGGCTCGTCGAGCCCGTCGCGTTGCGCGAACAGAATCCCGCGCTCGCGCACATCATCGACGTCGAGAACGACATCGTGAAAGCGGCCGACAAGCTGCGGCCGCGCGACGGGATGATCGCGTTCAAGACCGCGTTTCCGGCGGGCGCGTTCGGCACCTCGGTGAAGACCGCGATGCAGGTGCTCGCCGCGTGCGATACGCCGCAGCACACGCCCGCGCCGGGGCAGGGCGTCGCGGTGTTGCGGCTCACCTTGAACGGCTTCGACACGCACCAGAACCAGCCCGGCCAGCAGGCCGCGCTGCTCAAGCAGCTTGCCGACGGACTGGTCGCGATGCGCGCCGCGCTGACCGAGCTGGGCCGCTGGAACGACACGCTCGTGATGACGTATGCGGAATTCGGCCGGCGGGTGCGCGAGAACCAGAGCAACGGCACCGATCACGGCACGGCCGCGCCGCATTTCGTGCTGGGCGGGCGGGTGAAGGGCGGGCTGTATGGCGCGCCGCCCGCGCTGGGGCAGCTCGACGGCAACGGCAACCTGCCGGTCGCGGTTGATTTCCGGCAGCTGTACGCGACCGTGCTGGGGCCGTGGTGGGGGCTCGACGCGACCGGTGTGCTTGGGCAGCGCTTCGAGCCGCTGCCGCTGCTGCGCGTGTGA
- the hpnD gene encoding presqualene diphosphate synthase HpnD codes for MNFDDYCQQKATPPGSSAYYALRQAPYARQPLLTALFALRRELEETVKETSDPTIGHTKLAWWQKELAALAEGQPSHPVSKALAAHHPAIATDAPLLQALAAGFRMDLEQARYLDFANLQRYLDQVGGSFATLVARASAGHADAAQDAWAAALGRALMLAQLIQDLGNDARHGRIYVPIDELQRYTVTAADLLNRRYSPAFTELMQYQANRARAALDVALAAIPADARRAQRTLRAQAALAQTLLEEIARDGFQVLHQRIALTPIRKLWVAWRAARKR; via the coding sequence GTGAATTTCGACGACTATTGCCAGCAGAAAGCCACGCCCCCAGGCTCCAGCGCCTACTACGCGCTGCGCCAGGCGCCGTACGCCCGCCAGCCACTCCTGACCGCGCTGTTCGCGTTGCGTCGCGAACTGGAGGAAACCGTCAAGGAAACGAGCGATCCGACCATCGGCCACACGAAGCTGGCCTGGTGGCAAAAGGAACTCGCCGCGCTCGCGGAAGGCCAGCCGTCGCATCCGGTGTCGAAGGCCCTGGCCGCGCACCATCCCGCGATCGCGACCGACGCACCGCTGCTGCAGGCGCTCGCCGCCGGCTTCCGGATGGATCTGGAGCAAGCCCGCTACCTCGATTTCGCGAACCTGCAGCGCTATCTCGACCAGGTCGGCGGCAGCTTCGCCACGCTCGTCGCGCGCGCCAGCGCCGGCCATGCCGACGCGGCGCAGGACGCCTGGGCCGCCGCCCTCGGTCGCGCGCTGATGCTCGCGCAACTGATCCAGGATCTCGGCAACGATGCGCGCCACGGCCGCATCTACGTGCCGATCGACGAGCTGCAACGCTATACCGTCACCGCCGCCGATCTGCTCAACCGCCGCTACAGCCCCGCGTTCACCGAGCTGATGCAGTATCAGGCGAACCGCGCGCGCGCCGCGCTCGACGTCGCGCTCGCCGCGATCCCCGCCGACGCACGCCGCGCGCAACGCACGCTGCGCGCGCAGGCGGCGCTCGCGCAGACGCTGCTCGAAGAAATCGCGCGCGACGGCTTCCAGGTCCTGCACCAGCGCATCGCGCTCACGCCGATCCGCAAGCTGTGGGTTGCGTGGCGCGCCGCGCGCAAGCGCTGA
- a CDS encoding tyrosine-type recombinase/integrase, with protein sequence MASIVPYKSGWRAFVRINGKRKTKTFDLKRDASAWAAAEEAAAADLQGKPEAELHTLRDMLERYSKEVSTTKKGARSEQLRITAFLRNFPTLGDKTLASIRTADLADWRDQRLGGFNAPDGKRVGAVSAAAVLRDLSWMSNAFTVARDEWGWLEHKPFDGLRPPPAPPPRTRRVFPKEVKKICRRLYHVTGKAPETKQQEVALAFLVGLRSGMRAGEILSLGKGNLDLTRRVATVEHKTQHLTGLPRSVPLTRQAVRLLRPVAGRERCFSVSSGVLDTLFRKARDQCLIEDLHFHDSRAEALTRLSRKVDVMTLAKISGHKDLSILQNTYYRETAEDIAARI encoded by the coding sequence ATGGCCTCCATAGTTCCCTATAAGTCCGGCTGGCGGGCGTTCGTCCGCATCAACGGGAAGCGCAAGACCAAAACATTCGACCTAAAGCGCGACGCATCAGCCTGGGCCGCTGCTGAAGAAGCAGCCGCAGCGGATCTACAAGGGAAGCCGGAGGCAGAGCTACACACCCTCCGGGACATGCTGGAGCGGTACTCCAAGGAAGTCTCCACGACCAAGAAGGGCGCGCGCTCGGAGCAGCTTCGGATTACGGCGTTCCTCCGCAACTTTCCTACGCTGGGCGACAAGACGCTGGCGAGCATTCGTACCGCCGACCTAGCGGACTGGCGAGACCAAAGACTAGGCGGATTCAATGCCCCGGACGGTAAGCGGGTAGGCGCGGTTTCCGCTGCTGCTGTCCTGCGTGATCTGTCCTGGATGAGTAACGCCTTTACGGTTGCGCGGGATGAGTGGGGTTGGCTGGAACATAAACCGTTTGACGGTCTGCGCCCGCCGCCTGCTCCGCCGCCGCGCACCCGCCGAGTATTCCCCAAAGAGGTCAAGAAGATTTGCCGGAGGCTGTACCACGTCACCGGGAAAGCTCCGGAGACTAAGCAGCAAGAGGTTGCGCTCGCGTTTCTCGTAGGGCTGCGCTCCGGTATGCGTGCGGGAGAAATCCTGAGTCTCGGAAAGGGCAATCTAGACCTTACTCGGCGCGTCGCGACCGTGGAGCATAAAACGCAGCATCTCACGGGCCTGCCGCGTAGTGTCCCGCTTACAAGGCAAGCTGTCAGGCTGCTGCGTCCGGTCGCGGGCCGGGAGCGTTGTTTTTCAGTATCGTCCGGAGTGCTGGATACGCTGTTCCGGAAGGCAAGGGATCAATGCTTGATCGAGGATTTGCACTTTCACGACTCGCGAGCGGAGGCGCTAACCCGGCTGTCCCGCAAGGTGGACGTTATGACACTAGCGAAAATCAGCGGCCACAAGGATCTATCCATCCTACAAAACACGTACTACCGCGAGACCGCTGAGGACATCGCAGCCCGCATCTAG
- the ompR gene encoding osmolarity response regulator transcription factor OmpR: MPLMETKNPSKILVVDDDPRLRDLLRRYLGEQGFNVYVAENATAMNKLWVRERFDLLVLDLMLPGEDGLSICRRLRGSNDRTPIIMLTAKGEDVDRIVGLEMGADDYLPKPFNPRELVARIHAVLRRQAPAELPGAPSETTEVFEFGEFSLNLATRTLTKSGQEIPLTTGEFSVLKVFARHPRQPLSREKLMELARGREYEVFDRSLDVQISRLRKLIEPDPGSPRFIQTVWGLGYVFIPDGAA, from the coding sequence ATGCCGCTCATGGAAACAAAAAACCCCTCGAAAATTCTGGTCGTCGACGACGATCCGCGTCTGCGTGACCTGCTGCGCCGCTATCTCGGCGAGCAGGGTTTCAACGTCTATGTCGCCGAGAACGCGACGGCGATGAACAAGCTCTGGGTGCGTGAACGCTTCGACCTGCTCGTACTCGACCTCATGCTGCCGGGCGAGGATGGCCTGTCGATCTGCCGCCGCCTGCGCGGCAGCAACGACCGCACGCCGATCATCATGCTCACCGCGAAGGGCGAGGACGTCGATCGCATCGTCGGCCTCGAGATGGGCGCTGACGATTACCTGCCGAAACCTTTCAATCCGCGCGAGCTGGTCGCGCGCATCCATGCGGTGCTGCGCCGCCAGGCGCCCGCCGAACTGCCGGGCGCGCCGTCGGAAACCACCGAGGTGTTCGAGTTCGGCGAGTTCTCGCTGAACCTCGCCACGCGCACGCTGACCAAATCGGGTCAGGAGATTCCGCTGACCACGGGCGAGTTCTCGGTGCTGAAGGTGTTCGCGCGTCATCCGCGCCAGCCGCTGTCGCGCGAGAAGCTGATGGAGCTGGCGCGCGGCCGCGAATACGAAGTGTTCGACCGCAGCCTCGACGTGCAGATCTCGCGTCTGCGCAAGCTCATCGAGCCGGATCCGGGCAGCCCGCGCTTCATCCAGACGGTGTGGGGCCTCGGCTACGTGTTCATCCCCGACGGCGCGGCCTGA
- a CDS encoding DUF1800 domain-containing protein, translating to MSHSNSTARVATHPGDARADAVDADDVRHLLNRTGFSPPSVEVARYVGLSRAQAVATLLDGARTEAVTPPPGWADELPPPRALRQTWTPEQQRAEQQTRNQRYEALRAGWVHEMLVTPSPLTERMTLFWHNHFTSGQDKVPYPQMMAAQHRLLRRHALGRFDTLLHAVAKDPAMLQYLDGANNRKGRPNENFAREVMELFTLGEGHYTQRDVSEAARAYTGWSLDPDTLQYVWRPNLHDDGIKTVLGESGPFDGDQVLDILLARPETARFIGGKLWREFVSDTPDPVRLDAIAARFRQSGYDIKAALSELLLSDAFWDDGNRGVLIKSPAEFVAGTVRLFDVSYGDPAQFVNTLRALGQNLFYPPNVKGWPGGVSWINSTTLLARKQFVEQLFRATEAARRPAMRASTGKPAAVGMHFDLDGWLGAYRTKPQTQPDVSTELQLQHAVLPLTPVAAIEAGSTSSAYLQALLMDPAYQLK from the coding sequence ATGAGTCATTCGAATTCCACCGCACGCGTCGCGACGCATCCGGGCGATGCGCGCGCCGACGCCGTCGATGCCGACGACGTGCGCCATCTGCTGAATCGCACCGGCTTTTCGCCGCCGTCCGTCGAGGTCGCGCGCTACGTGGGGTTGTCGCGCGCGCAGGCGGTGGCGACGCTGCTCGACGGCGCGCGCACCGAGGCCGTCACGCCGCCGCCCGGCTGGGCCGACGAACTGCCGCCGCCGCGCGCGCTGCGGCAGACGTGGACGCCCGAGCAGCAGCGCGCGGAACAGCAGACGCGCAACCAGCGCTACGAGGCGCTGCGCGCCGGATGGGTGCACGAGATGCTCGTCACGCCGTCGCCGCTGACCGAGCGCATGACGCTGTTCTGGCACAACCACTTTACCTCGGGACAGGACAAGGTTCCGTATCCTCAGATGATGGCGGCGCAGCACCGGCTGCTGCGCAGGCATGCGCTGGGACGTTTCGACACGTTGTTGCACGCGGTCGCGAAGGACCCGGCGATGCTTCAGTACCTCGACGGCGCGAACAACCGGAAGGGGCGGCCGAACGAGAACTTCGCGCGCGAGGTGATGGAACTGTTCACGCTCGGCGAAGGGCATTACACGCAGCGGGATGTGTCCGAAGCGGCGCGCGCGTATACCGGATGGAGCCTCGATCCCGACACGCTCCAATATGTTTGGCGTCCGAATCTTCACGACGACGGGATCAAGACCGTGCTCGGCGAGAGCGGCCCGTTCGACGGCGACCAGGTGCTCGACATCCTGCTCGCGCGACCGGAGACCGCGCGTTTCATCGGCGGCAAGCTGTGGCGCGAGTTCGTCTCGGACACGCCCGATCCCGTGCGGCTCGACGCGATCGCGGCGCGCTTCCGGCAAAGCGGCTACGACATCAAGGCGGCGCTGTCCGAGCTGCTGCTGTCGGACGCGTTCTGGGACGACGGCAATCGCGGCGTGCTGATCAAGTCGCCGGCCGAGTTCGTCGCGGGCACCGTACGCCTGTTCGACGTCAGCTACGGCGATCCCGCGCAGTTCGTGAACACCTTGCGCGCGCTCGGACAGAACTTGTTCTACCCGCCGAACGTCAAAGGCTGGCCCGGCGGCGTGAGCTGGATCAACAGCACGACCCTGCTCGCGCGCAAGCAGTTCGTCGAGCAGCTGTTCCGCGCAACCGAGGCGGCGCGGCGGCCCGCGATGCGCGCGTCGACCGGGAAACCGGCGGCGGTCGGGATGCATTTCGATCTCGACGGCTGGCTCGGCGCGTATCGCACCAAGCCGCAGACGCAGCCGGACGTCTCGACGGAACTGCAGCTGCAGCACGCGGTGCTGCCGCTCACCCCCGTCGCGGCGATCGAGGCCGGCTCGACGAGCAGCGCGTATCTGCAGGCGCTGCTGATGGATCCGGCCTACCAGTTGAAATGA
- the lysC gene encoding Rz1-like lysis system protein LysC, translated as MPSGMRSTGIRMRGIKGGAAVLIAALMAGCAAGSVGGIPDAYLQDCVHATRPAGKTVADLAQALLDERAVTEACDWRDKSALRAWKAARTGK; from the coding sequence ATGCCGTCTGGGATGCGATCTACGGGAATTCGAATGCGGGGAATTAAGGGAGGTGCGGCCGTCCTGATCGCGGCCCTAATGGCGGGGTGTGCTGCGGGGAGTGTTGGCGGGATTCCGGACGCGTACTTGCAGGATTGCGTTCATGCGACGCGACCGGCGGGAAAAACCGTGGCGGACTTGGCCCAAGCGCTGTTGGACGAGCGGGCAGTGACGGAGGCTTGCGACTGGAGGGACAAATCAGCCCTCCGGGCGTGGAAGGCTGCGCGCACTGGGAAGTAA